A single Bacillota bacterium DNA region contains:
- a CDS encoding energy-coupling factor transporter ATPase, which produces MSGGRTPVVLLENLSFSYDGERDVLKGLSLSLVPGDFLVVLGANGAGKSTLCYLLAGVIPHIYGGRRRGTVLVDGLDPWDHPMYEMARHCGIVLQDPETQLFMPTLEMELGFGPSNLGVPRDEIGRRTKHFLNLVGLEGFERRPPKALSGGQKQRAALASVLTMLPRLLILDEPTSQLDPVGSFEVADALRTLARSQDMAVVMTTHKVEEVLGIATHCLLLREGVPVRQGRFAEVVADVEALEAAGVQAPVGHRVLHALGAPADVLRRVEPALVPETIRQFLGCAEDSPPVPGDKGGDLPPAGTAQPGCAAGSPAAPEDPAPSGVVAPEKPVLQVEDLVVTYPGSPPVTALQGVSFALRQGEFLGIVGQNGSGKTTLVKALVGLVRPSRGRIIYRGEDLVGRRTGDITRRMGLVLQNPDYQLFNVSVEEEVAFGLKNLGLDQVTISRRVREVLEAVGLYEAKDLFPFKLSFGDRRKLSVACVLAMGPEVLILDEPTTAQDYRGRYLLAELADGLRREGRTVIMITHDMDLVARYATRLLVMHGGQVLLDGPTSQVFRQEEVLARAWLRPPAAHVLARKLGLCGEIMTPEALLAHLATVAARQATGQWPSPAGAAGWPAVGRD; this is translated from the coding sequence GTGTCTGGCGGGCGCACTCCCGTGGTGCTTCTGGAGAACCTGAGCTTTTCTTATGACGGCGAGAGGGACGTCCTCAAGGGGCTCAGCCTGTCCCTGGTGCCGGGTGACTTCCTCGTGGTGCTGGGGGCAAATGGGGCCGGGAAGTCCACCCTGTGCTACCTGCTGGCTGGGGTTATACCCCATATCTACGGGGGGCGCCGGCGGGGCACCGTCCTGGTGGACGGGCTGGACCCCTGGGACCATCCCATGTACGAGATGGCGCGGCACTGCGGAATCGTCCTCCAGGATCCCGAAACGCAGCTCTTCATGCCCACCCTGGAGATGGAGCTGGGGTTTGGCCCGTCCAACCTGGGCGTCCCGCGGGACGAGATCGGGCGCCGCACGAAGCACTTCCTCAACCTGGTCGGCCTGGAGGGGTTCGAGAGAAGGCCCCCCAAGGCCCTCTCCGGGGGCCAGAAACAGAGGGCGGCTTTGGCCAGCGTCCTGACCATGCTGCCCCGCCTGCTCATCCTTGACGAACCCACTTCCCAGCTCGACCCCGTGGGCTCGTTTGAAGTCGCCGATGCCCTGCGCACCCTGGCGCGCAGTCAGGACATGGCGGTGGTCATGACCACCCACAAGGTGGAGGAGGTCCTGGGGATCGCCACCCACTGCCTGCTCCTGCGCGAGGGCGTGCCGGTCCGGCAGGGCCGGTTTGCCGAAGTGGTGGCGGACGTGGAAGCCCTGGAGGCTGCGGGGGTGCAGGCACCGGTCGGCCACCGGGTACTGCACGCTCTTGGCGCCCCGGCCGATGTCCTGCGGCGGGTTGAGCCGGCACTGGTGCCGGAGACTATCCGGCAGTTCCTGGGTTGCGCGGAGGACAGCCCGCCGGTGCCGGGGGACAAGGGGGGAGACCTTCCACCGGCTGGCACAGCGCAGCCGGGCTGCGCAGCCGGCTCTCCCGCTGCGCCGGAGGATCCCGCACCATCCGGGGTGGTGGCCCCTGAGAAGCCCGTCCTGCAGGTGGAGGACCTGGTGGTGACGTATCCGGGATCGCCTCCGGTGACGGCCCTGCAGGGGGTAAGCTTCGCCCTCCGGCAGGGTGAGTTCCTGGGTATTGTGGGGCAGAACGGGTCCGGTAAGACCACTCTCGTGAAGGCCCTTGTCGGGCTGGTGCGTCCCTCCCGGGGCCGTATCATCTACCGGGGAGAGGATCTGGTCGGGCGCAGGACGGGCGACATCACCCGCCGCATGGGGCTGGTGCTGCAGAACCCCGACTACCAGCTCTTCAACGTTTCCGTCGAGGAAGAGGTCGCCTTTGGCCTGAAGAACCTGGGCCTCGACCAGGTCACCATTTCCCGCCGCGTGCGGGAGGTTCTGGAGGCCGTCGGGCTATACGAGGCGAAGGATTTGTTTCCCTTCAAGCTATCGTTCGGAGATCGGCGGAAGCTGTCGGTGGCGTGCGTGCTGGCCATGGGTCCGGAGGTGTTGATCCTGGACGAACCCACCACCGCCCAGGACTACCGGGGGAGGTATCTCCTGGCCGAGCTGGCGGACGGGCTCCGGCGCGAGGGACGGACGGTGATCATGATCACCCACGACATGGACCTGGTGGCGCGGTATGCTACCCGCCTGCTCGTGATGCACGGGGGTCAGGTCCTGCTGGACGGGCCGACCTCCCAGGTATTCCGGCAGGAAGAGGTGCTGGCCCGAGCCTGGTTGCGTCCCCCGGCTGCCCATGTGCTGGCGCGGAAGCTCGGGCTGTGCGGCGAGATCATGACTCCCGAGGCGCTCCTCGCTCACCTGGCGACCGTGGCAGCCCGACAGGCGACGGGGCAGTGGCCATCGCCAGCTGGCGCAGCCGGGTGGCCTGCGGTGGGGAGGGATTGA
- a CDS encoding IclR family transcriptional regulator produces MRAVERTIRILEVLAAAEDGVRLADLCRLTGLDGSTALRFLSAMEKLGYVIRAPGDRRYSLGPRAAQLGGGAGLTVLQRVARPHMEALQRACGEDVNLGTMDAGAALCLETHKSSHVLGVNLSSGLRMPAHASSLGKAMLAFVPEDRRRSLLSARPLERLTPNTITDLEGLERELELVRRRGYATDREEFCPGVVCIGAPLFNARGQVVAALSITAPTQRISLEDLEGRYASLLLSTCRAISRDLGCSVPPGAGAGSRDADRDR; encoded by the coding sequence GTGAGGGCAGTCGAGCGCACCATCCGGATTCTGGAGGTACTGGCGGCAGCCGAGGACGGGGTGAGGCTGGCGGACCTGTGCCGGCTGACCGGTCTGGACGGTAGCACTGCTCTGCGTTTTTTGAGTGCCATGGAGAAGCTCGGATACGTGATCCGGGCTCCGGGAGACAGGAGGTACTCCCTTGGTCCGCGAGCCGCCCAGCTTGGTGGGGGAGCCGGACTGACGGTGTTGCAGAGGGTAGCCCGTCCCCACATGGAGGCGCTGCAGCGGGCGTGCGGCGAGGATGTCAACCTGGGCACGATGGACGCCGGGGCTGCCCTGTGCCTGGAAACGCACAAGTCCTCTCACGTGCTGGGAGTGAACCTCTCCAGCGGTCTGCGCATGCCTGCCCATGCCTCCTCCCTGGGAAAGGCCATGCTGGCTTTCGTCCCCGAGGACCGGCGCCGCTCTCTGCTCTCGGCCAGGCCCCTGGAAAGGCTCACGCCCAACACCATTACCGATCTTGAGGGCCTGGAGAGAGAGCTTGAACTGGTGAGGCGCCGCGGATATGCCACCGACCGTGAGGAGTTTTGCCCCGGAGTGGTTTGTATCGGGGCCCCCCTGTTCAATGCCCGGGGCCAGGTGGTGGCGGCCCTGAGCATTACCGCCCCCACCCAGCGCATTTCCCTGGAGGATCTGGAAGGGCGGTATGCTTCCCTGCTGCTGAGCACCTGCCGGGCCATCTCCAGGGATCTGGGTTGCAGCGTCCCCCCGGGGGCCGGAGCTGGATCCCGGGACGCGGATCGCGATCGTTAG
- a CDS encoding FAD-binding protein has translation MPGELARQLARVVGTPWVLDSQLARHTYAYDASPICGLPDLVVLPANREELAAVVSICNRQGVPVVPRGAGTSLSGGPVATSGGVVIALTRMNRILTVDPENRVALVEPGVTNMELQQAASRWGLMFGPDPASGKVATLGGNAAENAGGPRAARYGVTRQHVLGLEFVLPDGTLASTGQLGPVPCPDIPRPLLELGSLMVGSEGTLAFVTRLALLLVPSPRNHATLLAFFPAVEEAATAVSRIVAAGMLPAALEIMGRLDITLVEKSLHLGIPVDAEAMLLLEFDGPGPALAKQVRCAEQIMRESGAVGTRSATDPREREDLWLARRAASGMYGLLKPTYLSQDVTVPRHRVPEMFRKVAELARESKLPISIMGHLGDGNLHPAVLLDDRCPREMEQALEVCHVVVEEALRLGGTLSGEHGIGVEKLEFMPLAFSPATLRYFAEIKRAFDPRWTLNPGKLLPPPTPGSAAPATDAPASGAGVTPERVLGELEALLGRRLLTSGEDLRRFGFDAARSPWAVAVPESAEELTETVRILAARGVKIWPIGGGTLVSVAFSPFEGGVAVSTAGLDRVVDLIPENLTATVQVGCHPDDLNASAAAASCLYAVDCWRLPKSTLGGEVGINGFGPRRPRYGSTRDNLLGLTFLDASGQVCRVGGQTIKNVSGYDATRLLCGAWGILGIAVEATVRLWPRPEEEETVAVPVRDPAGLGPFLTDLFPAVDVAALQLLSPCPGKDNWLLLLALAGPGEDVQWWINQLYRCSSHHGLEPRPLAPDEAARWWEEARRRSGPAACHRLRPRPCWVAGYMRVKPTSLPAAAAFLFRTARDRGWECGVNAFCTLGVIDFTLSSPAGEAPAGIAELLHHLTGAAPGGELGLYGWGADLERAMLPWLPGRAYPAGTAKVVTRLKGRLDPAGILAPAARILPATLPGGGEPHAGHPTRPVPT, from the coding sequence GTGCCGGGGGAACTTGCCAGGCAGCTCGCTCGCGTCGTAGGGACCCCCTGGGTGCTCGACAGCCAGCTGGCACGCCACACCTACGCTTACGACGCCAGCCCCATCTGCGGCCTTCCGGACCTCGTGGTTCTACCCGCCAATCGCGAGGAACTGGCAGCGGTGGTATCCATATGCAACCGGCAGGGAGTCCCCGTGGTACCGCGGGGCGCCGGCACCTCCCTGAGCGGGGGGCCGGTAGCCACCTCGGGGGGAGTGGTGATCGCCCTCACCCGGATGAACCGCATCCTGACGGTCGATCCGGAGAACCGGGTGGCGCTGGTCGAGCCCGGAGTCACCAACATGGAGCTGCAGCAGGCCGCCAGCCGGTGGGGACTCATGTTCGGGCCCGACCCTGCCAGCGGCAAAGTCGCCACCCTGGGGGGCAACGCCGCGGAAAACGCCGGGGGCCCCAGGGCGGCCAGGTACGGGGTGACCCGCCAGCACGTCCTCGGCCTGGAGTTCGTCTTGCCCGACGGCACCCTGGCCAGCACCGGCCAGCTGGGCCCCGTCCCCTGTCCGGACATCCCCCGGCCCCTGCTGGAGCTGGGCAGCCTGATGGTGGGATCAGAAGGAACGCTGGCCTTTGTCACCAGGCTGGCCCTCCTGCTCGTACCGTCTCCGCGGAACCATGCCACCCTCCTGGCCTTCTTCCCGGCTGTGGAAGAAGCAGCCACCGCCGTTTCCCGCATCGTCGCGGCGGGGATGCTCCCCGCAGCCCTGGAAATCATGGGCCGGCTGGACATCACCCTCGTTGAGAAGTCCCTGCACCTGGGGATACCCGTCGACGCCGAGGCCATGCTCCTCCTGGAGTTTGACGGCCCGGGCCCCGCACTGGCCAAGCAGGTGCGCTGCGCCGAGCAGATCATGCGGGAAAGTGGGGCCGTGGGAACACGCTCGGCCACGGACCCCCGGGAAAGGGAAGACCTGTGGCTGGCCCGCCGGGCGGCGTCCGGGATGTACGGTCTGCTCAAGCCCACGTACCTCAGCCAGGACGTGACGGTGCCCCGCCACCGGGTACCCGAGATGTTCCGCAAGGTGGCCGAGCTCGCCCGGGAAAGCAAGCTGCCCATCTCCATCATGGGGCACCTGGGGGACGGCAACCTGCACCCGGCGGTGCTGCTCGACGACCGCTGTCCCAGGGAGATGGAGCAGGCCCTGGAAGTCTGCCACGTCGTGGTGGAAGAGGCGCTCCGGCTGGGTGGCACCCTTTCCGGCGAGCACGGCATCGGGGTTGAGAAGCTGGAGTTCATGCCCCTCGCCTTCTCCCCCGCCACCCTCCGTTACTTCGCCGAGATAAAACGCGCCTTCGACCCCCGCTGGACTCTCAATCCCGGCAAGCTACTTCCGCCCCCCACCCCCGGATCAGCAGCACCCGCCACAGATGCACCGGCCTCCGGGGCGGGAGTCACGCCAGAAAGAGTACTTGGCGAACTGGAGGCCCTGCTGGGCCGTCGTCTCCTCACGTCCGGCGAGGACCTGCGGCGGTTCGGCTTCGACGCCGCCCGCAGCCCCTGGGCAGTGGCCGTCCCCGAGAGCGCGGAGGAGCTGACAGAAACGGTGAGGATCCTGGCCGCCCGCGGCGTGAAGATATGGCCGATCGGGGGAGGAACGCTGGTAAGCGTCGCCTTTTCTCCCTTCGAGGGAGGGGTTGCCGTCTCGACCGCTGGCCTCGACCGGGTGGTCGACCTGATCCCCGAGAACCTGACCGCCACCGTGCAGGTGGGATGTCATCCGGACGACCTCAACGCGTCGGCAGCAGCCGCATCCTGCCTCTACGCCGTCGACTGCTGGCGCCTCCCGAAGTCCACCCTGGGGGGAGAGGTGGGGATCAACGGCTTTGGGCCGCGCCGACCCCGCTACGGTTCCACGCGGGACAACCTGCTTGGCCTCACCTTCCTCGACGCCAGCGGCCAGGTGTGCCGGGTCGGGGGCCAGACGATCAAGAACGTCAGCGGCTACGACGCCACCCGGCTGCTCTGCGGCGCGTGGGGAATCCTCGGTATCGCGGTGGAGGCGACGGTACGCCTGTGGCCCCGTCCGGAAGAGGAAGAGACCGTCGCCGTGCCCGTACGCGACCCTGCCGGCCTGGGCCCGTTCCTGACAGACCTCTTCCCCGCGGTCGACGTCGCCGCCCTGCAGCTCCTGTCCCCATGCCCGGGGAAAGACAACTGGCTACTGCTCCTGGCCCTGGCCGGCCCTGGTGAAGACGTGCAATGGTGGATCAACCAGCTCTACCGCTGCTCCAGCCACCACGGGCTGGAACCCCGCCCCCTTGCCCCCGATGAGGCGGCCAGATGGTGGGAAGAGGCTCGCCGCCGGTCGGGCCCGGCCGCCTGCCACCGCCTCCGTCCCCGCCCCTGCTGGGTGGCGGGATACATGCGGGTGAAGCCCACATCCCTCCCCGCAGCCGCGGCGTTCCTGTTCCGCACCGCCCGCGATCGGGGATGGGAGTGCGGGGTGAACGCCTTCTGCACCCTGGGAGTCATAGATTTCACCTTGTCTTCCCCTGCAGGCGAGGCGCCTGCGGGGATCGCCGAGCTCCTCCACCACCTGACCGGAGCCGCCCCCGGCGGTGAGCTCGGGCTTTACGGATGGGGCGCCGACCTGGAACGAGCCATGCTGCCCTGGCTGCCGGGCAGGGCTTACCCGGCCGGCACGGCTAAGGTGGTGACCAGGCTCAAGGGCCGGCTCGACCCGGCGGGGATTCTCGCTCCTGCCGCCCGAATACTGCCGGCCACACTTCCCGGTGGAGGCGAACCCCATGCGGGTCATCCAACCCGGCCAGTACCGACGTGA
- the folK gene encoding 2-amino-4-hydroxy-6-hydroxymethyldihydropteridine diphosphokinase, giving the protein MEEELTVAYLGLGGNMGEREVMLARAAARLDAHPGIRVLGRSSLYETEPVGPAGQPWYLNAVLETETSLSPLELLGACKQIEADLGRRRGLRWGPRPIDIDILLFGNFEISTPDLVIPHPELRRRAFVLVPLAEIAPDLVLPGGGTVTSVLAGLDDPHGVRLHREVWPAVFGRQERESPPGRAGP; this is encoded by the coding sequence GTGGAGGAAGAGTTGACCGTGGCTTACCTGGGGCTGGGGGGCAACATGGGAGAGCGAGAGGTGATGCTGGCCCGGGCGGCGGCCAGGCTGGACGCCCACCCTGGCATCCGGGTGCTGGGTCGGTCCTCTCTTTACGAGACGGAACCGGTGGGGCCGGCGGGGCAGCCGTGGTATCTGAATGCGGTTCTGGAAACCGAAACATCCCTGTCTCCTCTGGAGTTGCTCGGTGCCTGCAAGCAGATAGAGGCCGACCTGGGAAGAAGGCGGGGTCTGCGCTGGGGCCCGCGCCCCATCGACATAGATATACTGTTGTTCGGCAATTTTGAGATCTCTACCCCGGACCTGGTCATCCCCCATCCCGAGCTACGCAGGCGCGCGTTTGTGCTCGTGCCTCTGGCCGAGATCGCACCGGACCTCGTGCTCCCCGGGGGAGGTACCGTCACGTCGGTACTGGCCGGGTTGGATGACCCGCATGGGGTTCGCCTCCACCGGGAAGTGTGGCCGGCAGTATTCGGGCGGCAGGAGCGAGAATCCCCGCCGGGTCGAGCCGGCCCTTGA
- the folB gene encoding dihydroneopterin aldolase, with translation MADRIILKGMTFYGYHGVLPGEKEAGRPFVVDLVLYLDLDPAGRRDDLDCTVDYSRVFDAVKRVVEGERFNLVETLASTIAERVLAGFPVEGVRVRVKKPVPPVGGIMEYAAADVRRWRKS, from the coding sequence GTGGCTGACCGGATCATCCTCAAGGGTATGACCTTTTATGGCTACCACGGTGTCTTGCCCGGCGAGAAAGAGGCCGGGCGACCGTTTGTGGTTGACCTGGTCCTGTACCTTGATCTCGACCCGGCGGGACGGCGTGACGATCTCGACTGCACGGTCGATTACTCACGGGTGTTTGACGCGGTCAAACGGGTCGTAGAAGGTGAGCGCTTCAACCTGGTCGAGACCCTGGCCAGCACCATAGCCGAGCGAGTCCTGGCTGGCTTCCCGGTGGAGGGAGTGCGGGTTCGGGTCAAGAAGCCGGTGCCCCCTGTGGGGGGGATCATGGAGTACGCAGCAGCGGACGTGCGGAGGTGGAGGAAGAGTTGA
- the folP gene encoding dihydropteroate synthase: MPGGESTMRSYNPRVIVVDNLRRAVAEMDLVGVDEVGKKLMAPKAVHRVVKVEGLTPKAANVLKQEMLARGGEAAVAHGAADWSVQTTDVLLMGTLRQYRLLASKLRMQPFGLAELGRQLEAVLACWESEGRWQLECGPHTLEVGARTLVMGILNVTPDSFSDGGLYLDVEAAVARAREMVSDGADIVDVGGESTRPGSAPVSEEEEMDRVLPVIERLVRELPVPISVDTYKARVAREALRLGAQIVNDVGGLRADPEMARVVAEFGVPVVIMHGLAEHRREEWPEYRSVMDALAGFFRESLDLAERAGISRELVIIDPGIGFGKRLEYNLEIIARLRELRSFGRPILLGPSRKSLVGKVLGLPVEERLEGTAATVALGIANGADIVRVHDVKEMVRVARMADAIARRPVGGE, translated from the coding sequence ATGCCGGGCGGTGAAAGCACCATGCGCAGCTACAACCCCAGGGTCATCGTTGTCGACAACCTGCGGCGAGCCGTGGCCGAGATGGATCTGGTGGGTGTGGACGAGGTGGGGAAAAAGTTGATGGCCCCCAAGGCCGTCCACCGGGTAGTCAAGGTGGAAGGACTCACCCCCAAGGCCGCCAACGTGTTGAAGCAGGAGATGCTGGCCCGGGGCGGTGAAGCGGCAGTGGCGCACGGTGCGGCGGACTGGTCGGTCCAGACCACTGACGTGCTGCTGATGGGCACCCTGCGCCAGTACCGCCTGCTGGCGAGCAAGTTGAGGATGCAACCCTTCGGCCTGGCCGAGCTGGGAAGGCAGCTGGAGGCGGTCCTGGCGTGCTGGGAAAGTGAGGGACGCTGGCAACTGGAGTGCGGACCCCACACCCTGGAGGTGGGGGCCAGAACGCTTGTCATGGGTATCCTGAACGTCACCCCGGATTCCTTTTCCGACGGCGGGCTTTATCTGGATGTGGAGGCCGCAGTTGCCAGGGCAAGGGAGATGGTCTCCGACGGGGCGGACATAGTGGACGTGGGAGGGGAGTCGACACGTCCCGGGTCTGCTCCCGTGTCGGAGGAAGAGGAGATGGACCGGGTACTGCCGGTTATCGAGCGCCTGGTGAGGGAGTTGCCCGTCCCCATATCGGTCGACACTTACAAGGCCAGGGTGGCCAGGGAAGCCCTGCGCCTGGGGGCCCAGATAGTCAACGACGTGGGGGGACTGCGGGCGGACCCCGAGATGGCCCGGGTGGTGGCCGAGTTCGGGGTACCCGTCGTAATCATGCACGGCCTCGCCGAGCACCGCCGAGAAGAATGGCCGGAGTACAGGTCGGTGATGGATGCCCTGGCCGGCTTCTTCCGGGAAAGCCTGGACCTGGCGGAACGGGCGGGCATATCCCGGGAACTCGTGATCATCGATCCCGGGATCGGCTTTGGGAAAAGGCTGGAGTACAACCTGGAGATAATAGCCCGCCTGCGCGAACTGAGGAGCTTCGGCCGGCCCATTCTGCTGGGCCCGTCGCGGAAAAGCCTCGTGGGCAAGGTGCTTGGCCTGCCGGTCGAGGAGCGGCTGGAGGGGACGGCAGCCACGGTGGCGCTGGGCATAGCCAACGGAGCCGATATTGTCCGGGTGCACGATGTGAAAGAGATGGTACGGGTAGCCCGGATGGCCGACGCCATCGCACGCCGCCCGGTCGGGGGGGAATAA
- the folE gene encoding GTP cyclohydrolase I FolE, with product MDKKKIEEAVRIIIEAIGEDPSREGLRETPRRVADMYGEILSGLGRDPGEELIVQFDEKHEELVLVKDIPFYSLCEHHLLPFFGRAHIAYIPKGKITGLSKLARVVEVASRRLQVQERLTTCIADMIMDKLEPQGVVVVLEAEHLCMSMRGVNKPGTLTVTSAVRGIFRRNPASRAEAFAIIRGR from the coding sequence GTGGATAAGAAGAAGATCGAGGAAGCGGTGCGCATAATCATCGAAGCTATCGGTGAAGACCCATCGCGGGAGGGGTTGCGGGAGACCCCCCGCCGGGTGGCGGATATGTATGGCGAGATTTTGTCCGGTCTGGGCCGCGACCCGGGGGAGGAGCTGATCGTCCAATTCGACGAGAAGCACGAAGAATTGGTCCTGGTGAAGGACATCCCGTTTTACTCCCTGTGTGAGCATCACCTGCTGCCGTTTTTCGGCCGTGCCCACATTGCCTACATCCCCAAGGGCAAAATCACCGGTCTGAGCAAGCTGGCCCGGGTGGTGGAGGTAGCTTCGAGAAGGCTTCAGGTGCAAGAACGCCTCACCACGTGCATAGCGGACATGATCATGGACAAACTGGAGCCCCAAGGAGTGGTGGTTGTCCTGGAGGCTGAACACCTGTGCATGAGCATGAGGGGGGTTAACAAGCCCGGGACGCTTACCGTGACTTCAGCCGTAAGGGGTATTTTCCGGCGCAACCCAGCCTCGCGGGCGGAAGCTTTCGCCATCATACGCGGGCGGTGA
- a CDS encoding sigma 54-interacting transcriptional regulator, which yields MRSWEWMREALDLVGRGVIAIDARGTIRVYNRKAMALFGIDPRAGPGHPPGRLQAGDVVLLADNLLGGDDGGLAPHHLAVIGVDPGQVVPGGTLVAVGRYPSPPGSACFRSAPANSDLTVAGFAGTVWVRVSVHARNRVLQIRVGAATYSFSYDRCAGHLVLLDGRDYRVKFYQARGYTARGESAREILEGKEYTAKGQDAPVPCLQGMPISQIHPDSAEIADLLHVARGERAGQRDMVRTLNGIPVRMRVTPVTRRGVVMGAVLTVEDLEELETTRRDDERALESLRSLVTGTGTPAGVPGGMARLAGISKEIEEVRAMAERAAETDLTVLLVGETGTGKGLLARVIHEASRRRGRPFVQVNCAAIPSTLLESELFGYEEGSFTGARRGGMKGKFEQAQGGTLFLDEIADLDASLQAKVLHAIEEGEIFRLGGSSPVRLDVRLIAATNRDPETLVACGAFRPDLYWRLNVVCIRLPPLRERRCDIPVLVDQMLPDIARRVGRPSLSVSEAAGEVLMDYSWPGNVRELRNVLEAAALLADGGVIYPEHLPAHVRRGCGPESVPVRVTRVAPLREVVAQAERQVIAMALHSARGDRRRAMTMLGMSRSSFYEKVRSCGLSEIVDKFGRGSPGSRTDLQEPFAAQGGSAHNTGTTRAVDAGTPLA from the coding sequence TTGCGGTCCTGGGAATGGATGCGGGAAGCGCTGGACCTGGTAGGGCGGGGGGTCATCGCCATCGATGCGCGGGGCACCATCCGGGTGTACAACCGCAAGGCCATGGCCCTGTTCGGCATCGACCCGCGGGCGGGGCCCGGACACCCCCCGGGCAGACTGCAGGCGGGTGACGTCGTACTGCTGGCGGACAACCTCCTGGGGGGTGACGACGGAGGGCTTGCTCCCCACCACCTGGCGGTGATTGGCGTGGATCCCGGCCAGGTGGTGCCGGGGGGGACCCTGGTTGCCGTCGGCAGGTATCCATCCCCGCCGGGTTCGGCCTGCTTCCGCAGCGCACCCGCCAACTCCGATCTCACCGTGGCCGGTTTCGCAGGCACGGTGTGGGTGCGGGTTTCCGTGCATGCGCGCAACCGTGTGCTGCAGATCCGGGTGGGCGCGGCCACCTATTCCTTCTCGTACGACCGCTGTGCCGGGCACCTGGTGCTCCTCGACGGGCGGGACTACCGGGTGAAATTCTACCAGGCCCGTGGTTACACCGCACGAGGAGAAAGCGCCCGCGAGATCCTCGAAGGCAAGGAATACACGGCCAAGGGACAGGATGCCCCCGTCCCCTGCCTGCAAGGGATGCCCATCAGCCAAATCCACCCGGACTCCGCCGAGATTGCCGACCTGCTGCACGTAGCCCGGGGGGAGCGCGCAGGCCAGCGCGACATGGTCAGGACTCTGAACGGCATCCCCGTAAGGATGCGCGTGACGCCCGTTACGCGCCGGGGAGTGGTGATGGGGGCGGTGCTCACCGTTGAGGACCTGGAGGAACTGGAAACGACGCGCCGGGACGACGAACGGGCACTGGAATCGCTGCGCTCCCTCGTGACCGGGACAGGGACCCCGGCAGGTGTCCCGGGCGGGATGGCCCGCCTCGCCGGCATCAGCAAGGAGATCGAAGAGGTGCGGGCGATGGCAGAGCGGGCAGCGGAGACGGACCTCACCGTGCTCCTGGTTGGGGAGACAGGCACCGGAAAGGGCCTGCTGGCTCGGGTTATCCACGAAGCCAGCCGCAGGCGCGGGAGGCCTTTTGTGCAGGTCAACTGCGCCGCCATCCCGTCCACCCTGCTGGAATCGGAGTTGTTCGGCTACGAGGAGGGCAGCTTCACCGGGGCGCGTCGGGGAGGCATGAAGGGGAAGTTCGAGCAGGCCCAGGGGGGAACTCTCTTTCTGGACGAGATTGCCGATCTGGACGCCTCGTTGCAGGCCAAAGTCCTCCATGCCATAGAGGAAGGGGAAATATTCCGGCTGGGCGGATCCTCCCCCGTGCGGCTGGACGTGCGTCTCATAGCGGCTACCAATCGCGACCCGGAAACGCTGGTGGCATGCGGTGCCTTCCGACCTGATCTTTACTGGCGGCTCAACGTGGTGTGCATCAGGCTCCCGCCCCTGCGCGAGCGCCGGTGCGACATCCCGGTGCTGGTAGACCAGATGCTACCGGATATTGCACGGCGGGTGGGTCGTCCTTCTCTCAGCGTCAGCGAGGCGGCAGGAGAAGTGCTCATGGACTATTCCTGGCCGGGGAACGTGCGGGAGTTGCGCAACGTCCTGGAGGCGGCCGCCCTCCTGGCCGACGGCGGCGTCATATATCCGGAGCACCTACCCGCCCACGTGCGCAGGGGCTGCGGCCCCGAGTCGGTACCGGTCAGGGTGACGCGGGTAGCACCGCTGCGCGAAGTAGTGGCGCAGGCGGAGCGGCAGGTGATCGCCATGGCCCTGCATTCTGCGCGGGGGGACCGCAGGCGGGCGATGACCATGCTGGGCATGAGCCGCAGCAGTTTCTACGAAAAGGTCAGGAGTTGCGGTCTGTCCGAAATCGTGGACAAGTTTGGCCGTGGCAGTCCGGGTTCCAGGACCGATTTGCAGGAACCTTTTGCGGCGCAGGGCGGATCGGCACATAACACGGGCACGACCCGTGCAGTAGACGCTGGCACGCCCCTTGCGTAA